In Fundidesulfovibrio terrae, a genomic segment contains:
- a CDS encoding YhjD/YihY/BrkB family envelope integrity protein: MTKAPFIFSWLRFVTASFLGNRGFLLASSLSYTTVLSLVPLLAVAFSVSKGFGIYEAPFLRDVLMRLTAEKSDVVDAVLGYIQNTNVKALGFIGVATLFVTSMGLLSTMEEAFNIIWHAKSKRGLWSRFSNYLTVVLVCPVFILAAFSVTATFQNASVIQWLREIELFNQAITLAVKAVPMLMVAISLFILYKFLPNVKVSATAATTGAACAGFAWQSTQAVYIKYQIGVSGYNAIYGSFAQIPLLLVWLYISWLIVLAGAEIANAVQNFTRVVHEDTVRHYSFSDRRDLALLLALMLTERAENRQSPLSDMEAAEPLGVPVKLVAQEMRKLVRMGVAVHADSDENGERYVLAAAPDKITVGELVVAWEGLRGETPVEDLAERYPTLKDVKKRLSASCLEGSTQTLRDVWASMPEEKGEA, encoded by the coding sequence ATGACCAAAGCGCCCTTCATCTTCTCCTGGCTGCGGTTCGTCACGGCGTCCTTCCTGGGCAACCGGGGCTTCCTGCTGGCCTCGTCGCTCAGCTACACGACGGTGCTCTCCCTGGTGCCGCTCCTGGCCGTGGCCTTTTCCGTGTCCAAGGGCTTCGGCATATACGAAGCCCCCTTCCTGCGCGACGTGCTCATGCGCCTCACCGCCGAAAAGTCCGACGTGGTGGACGCCGTTCTGGGCTACATCCAGAACACCAACGTGAAGGCCCTGGGATTCATCGGCGTGGCAACGCTCTTCGTCACCTCCATGGGCCTGCTCTCAACCATGGAGGAGGCTTTCAACATCATCTGGCACGCCAAGTCGAAACGCGGCCTCTGGAGCCGGTTCTCCAACTACCTCACCGTGGTTCTGGTCTGCCCCGTTTTCATCCTGGCCGCCTTCAGCGTCACGGCCACCTTCCAGAACGCTTCCGTAATCCAATGGCTGCGCGAGATCGAACTGTTCAACCAAGCCATCACCCTGGCCGTGAAGGCCGTCCCCATGCTGATGGTGGCCATCTCGCTCTTCATCCTCTACAAATTCCTGCCCAACGTGAAGGTTTCCGCCACCGCCGCCACCACGGGAGCGGCCTGCGCCGGATTCGCCTGGCAGAGCACCCAGGCCGTCTACATCAAGTACCAGATCGGCGTTTCCGGCTACAACGCCATCTACGGCAGCTTCGCCCAGATTCCGCTCCTTCTCGTCTGGCTCTACATCAGCTGGCTCATCGTGCTGGCCGGGGCCGAGATCGCCAACGCCGTGCAGAACTTCACCCGCGTGGTCCACGAGGACACCGTCAGGCACTACTCGTTCTCGGACAGGCGCGACCTGGCCCTGCTGCTCGCGCTCATGCTCACCGAACGGGCCGAGAACAGGCAGTCGCCCCTCTCGGACATGGAGGCCGCCGAGCCCCTTGGCGTGCCGGTCAAGCTGGTGGCGCAGGAGATGCGAAAGCTCGTGAGGATGGGTGTGGCCGTGCACGCCGACAGCGACGAGAACGGCGAGCGCTACGTGCTGGCCGCCGCGCCGGACAAGATCACCGTGGGGGAGCTGGTCGTGGCCTGGGAGGGACTGCGCGGGGAGACGCCCGTGGAGGATCTCGCCGAGCGTTACCCGACGCTTAAGGATGTCAAGAAGCGCCTGAGCGCCTCATGCCTGGAAGGGTCGACCCAGACGTTGCGCGACGTGTGGGCAAGCATGCCGGAAGAGAAAGGCGAGGCATAA
- a CDS encoding substrate-binding domain-containing protein has translation MSPSSPSPVLFQWPGPAPADSSIPWLRGHTDTLPDIVGRIGPDADLTIFTEGNHYMVLVPAALEEFRAWCTTKPEYTNLRLENIVLVTLPQPMIVEAIVAGGLGVGSAVIPVAPGRGIYPDIVMGGPLPLSKLRAAGKVEATAHLFARNKGLAILVRAGNHLGIASLQDLSGKGCRVILATPGEPGARNSYLDAVRELGGTETVEGILGGEVSAFPGRLGIQHRDVPFALSQNLADAGIIFRHLAEHYQRTYPDIFESIPVDGAERFGGGIAATLTPEGAPRPAARAFLEFYQARAREIYPPAGFARLEYPDFWRELDLDAPQ, from the coding sequence GTGTCGCCCAGTTCTCCTTCCCCCGTACTGTTTCAGTGGCCCGGGCCCGCTCCCGCCGATTCCTCAATTCCCTGGCTGCGCGGCCATACCGACACCCTGCCCGACATCGTGGGACGCATCGGGCCGGATGCCGATCTGACGATTTTCACCGAGGGCAACCATTACATGGTGCTGGTTCCGGCGGCCTTGGAAGAGTTCAGGGCGTGGTGCACAACAAAACCGGAATACACAAACCTCCGCCTGGAGAACATCGTGCTCGTCACGCTTCCCCAACCCATGATTGTGGAGGCCATCGTTGCCGGCGGGTTGGGGGTTGGTTCGGCAGTCATACCGGTGGCTCCGGGGCGGGGCATCTACCCGGATATCGTCATGGGCGGGCCGCTCCCCTTGAGCAAACTCCGGGCTGCGGGGAAGGTGGAGGCCACGGCGCATCTTTTCGCCAGAAACAAGGGATTGGCGATTCTGGTGAGGGCCGGAAATCATCTTGGAATCGCCAGCCTCCAGGATTTGAGCGGCAAGGGATGTCGCGTCATCCTGGCCACGCCGGGCGAGCCCGGAGCGCGCAACAGCTATCTGGACGCTGTCCGGGAACTGGGCGGGACCGAAACAGTGGAGGGCATCCTAGGAGGAGAAGTGTCGGCGTTTCCCGGCAGGCTCGGCATTCAGCACCGCGACGTGCCTTTTGCCCTGTCGCAGAACCTGGCCGACGCTGGGATCATCTTCAGGCACCTCGCCGAGCACTACCAGAGGACTTACCCGGATATCTTCGAGTCGATCCCCGTGGACGGTGCAGAGCGATTCGGAGGGGGCATCGCCGCGACCTTGACGCCCGAAGGAGCCCCTCGTCCGGCGGCAAGGGCTTTCCTGGAATTCTATCAGGCCCGTGCCCGGGAAATCTATCCTCCTGCCGGTTTCGCGCGCCTGGAATATCCCGACTTCTGGCGGGAGCTCGATCTGGACGCGCCGCAATGA
- the rpoZ gene encoding DNA-directed RNA polymerase subunit omega, translated as MARITVEDCLERINNRFMIVQMAIKRVHQFREGYDPLVECRNKEIVTSLREIAGGKVLPAESIEEAGIYAPDKQ; from the coding sequence ATGGCCCGCATAACCGTCGAAGATTGCCTCGAGCGCATCAACAACCGTTTCATGATCGTTCAGATGGCCATCAAGAGGGTCCACCAGTTCCGCGAGGGCTACGACCCCCTGGTGGAGTGCCGCAACAAGGAAATCGTCACCTCCCTGCGCGAAATCGCCGGGGGCAAGGTGCTGCCCGCAGAATCCATTGAGGAAGCGGGCATTTACGCTCCCGACAAACAGTAA
- a CDS encoding TrpB-like pyridoxal phosphate-dependent enzyme — translation MESKIILPEREMPREWYNALPDLPTPLAPPLDPGSGQPISPDMLAPIFPMGIIEQEVSPKRFIDIPEPVLDIYRLYRPTPLVRARRLEDALGVKCKIYYKDESRSPAGSHKPNTAVPQAYYNKLEGVKRLATETGAGQWGTALSFACKMFGLDCTVYMVKVSYNQKPYRRILIQSYGAEIFPSPSDKTGVGRAVLAKDPDCQGSLGLAISEAVEDAATHADTKYALGSVLNHVVLHQTIIGQETEKQLVMAGEKPDYLVGCVGGGSNFGGLVLPFLPRKLAGERITFVAAEPKACPTLTRGQFRYDYGDVARLTPLLKMHTLGHNYMPAPIHAGGLRYHGDAPIICNLAAEGLIDARAYFQNDCFEAAKLFQATEGFLPAPETSHAIKAAIDVAREAEPGQVVVFLFSGHGLLDLASYDAYMQGNLVDFEHSEEDIRESLKACPEIEV, via the coding sequence ATGGAGTCCAAGATCATCCTGCCGGAAAGGGAAATGCCCCGCGAGTGGTACAACGCCTTGCCGGACCTGCCCACGCCCCTGGCCCCGCCGCTCGATCCCGGTTCCGGGCAGCCCATTTCTCCAGACATGCTGGCCCCCATCTTTCCCATGGGAATCATCGAGCAGGAAGTCAGCCCCAAGCGCTTCATCGACATCCCCGAGCCGGTGCTGGACATCTACCGTCTGTACCGTCCGACGCCCCTGGTGCGCGCCCGCAGGCTGGAAGATGCGCTCGGCGTCAAGTGCAAGATCTACTACAAGGACGAATCGCGCTCCCCGGCCGGGTCGCACAAGCCCAACACCGCCGTACCCCAGGCGTACTACAACAAACTCGAGGGCGTGAAGCGCCTGGCCACCGAGACTGGCGCGGGCCAGTGGGGCACGGCCCTTTCGTTTGCCTGCAAGATGTTCGGGCTGGACTGCACGGTGTACATGGTGAAGGTCAGTTACAATCAGAAGCCGTACCGGCGCATCCTGATCCAGTCCTACGGGGCGGAGATATTCCCCTCGCCTTCGGACAAGACTGGAGTGGGGCGGGCCGTGCTGGCAAAGGATCCGGACTGCCAGGGCAGCCTGGGGCTGGCCATATCCGAGGCCGTGGAGGACGCGGCCACACACGCCGACACCAAGTACGCCCTGGGGAGCGTCCTCAACCACGTGGTGCTGCACCAAACCATCATCGGCCAGGAGACCGAGAAGCAGCTGGTCATGGCCGGTGAGAAGCCGGACTATCTGGTTGGCTGCGTGGGTGGCGGGAGCAACTTCGGCGGCCTGGTGCTGCCGTTTCTGCCGCGCAAGCTCGCCGGGGAGAGGATCACCTTCGTGGCCGCCGAGCCCAAGGCCTGCCCGACGCTCACGCGCGGGCAGTTCCGCTACGACTACGGCGACGTGGCCCGGCTCACGCCGCTTCTGAAGATGCACACCCTGGGGCACAACTACATGCCCGCGCCCATCCACGCGGGCGGCCTGCGCTACCACGGCGACGCGCCCATCATCTGCAACTTGGCCGCCGAGGGGCTTATCGACGCCCGGGCCTATTTCCAGAACGACTGCTTCGAAGCGGCCAAGCTCTTCCAGGCCACGGAGGGGTTCCTGCCCGCGCCAGAGACCTCCCACGCCATCAAGGCGGCCATCGACGTTGCCCGCGAGGCAGAGCCCGGGCAGGTGGTGGTGTTTCTGTTCTCGGGGCACGGGCTTCTGGACCTGGCCTCCTACGACGCCTACATGCAGGGCAATCTGGTGGACTTCGAGCACTCCGAGGAGGACATCCGGGAATCGCTCAAGGCCTGCCCGGAGATCGAAGTCTAG
- the moaC gene encoding cyclic pyranopterin monophosphate synthase MoaC, with product MPANEGFTHLDDKGQARMVDVGAKAPSTRVAVAEAVVRLSEKTYRLLTGEGMPKGDAFACARIAGIMAAKKTSDLIPLCHPLGLDSVDVRFELDEAAHSVRIEAEARLTAKTGVEMEAMTAASVAALTLYDMCKAVQKDIVIERVRLTYKSGGKSGEFRAG from the coding sequence ATGCCCGCAAACGAAGGCTTCACCCACCTGGACGACAAGGGCCAGGCGCGCATGGTGGACGTGGGCGCAAAGGCCCCCTCCACCCGTGTGGCCGTGGCCGAAGCCGTGGTGCGCCTTTCCGAGAAGACCTACCGGCTGCTCACGGGCGAGGGCATGCCCAAGGGCGACGCCTTCGCCTGCGCCCGCATCGCCGGGATCATGGCCGCCAAGAAGACCTCCGATTTGATCCCCCTGTGCCATCCCCTGGGGCTGGACTCCGTGGACGTGCGCTTCGAGCTGGACGAAGCCGCGCACAGTGTGCGCATCGAGGCCGAAGCGCGCCTCACGGCCAAGACCGGCGTGGAGATGGAAGCCATGACCGCGGCCAGCGTGGCCGCGCTCACTTTATACGACATGTGCAAGGCCGTTCAGAAGGACATCGTCATCGAGCGCGTGCGGCTCACGTACAAGTCCGGCGGCAAGAGCGGGGAGTTTCGCGCCGGCTGA
- a CDS encoding OPT/YSL family transporter, with the protein MYDDKELKEYRDLLEAPAHFEEGFDWKTIAGAIFIGFLMMPGSMYLNLVIGAGIGPAARWVTIILFAEIAKRAYTDLKQQEVFLLYYMAGAAMHSPFQGLLWNQYLVQSDAAKMLGLTEYIPSWVAPAMGSQSFVERTFLHRDWLMPILLLVGSQIVQRVDHFGLGYALYRITSDVEKLPFPMAPVGALGTMALAESAEERKTGWKWRVFSIGGVIGILFGSVYVLFPVLSGLIFTEPVRLIPIPWIDLTRHTEDVMPAVATGLQLDLGLVFTGMVLPFWAVIGGLIGQIITFIANPILYEHGVLHRWHKGMGTVDTVFANNFDFYLSFGLGLGLAIGVIGIWQVAKSLRKGAGGVDYREVFRSHPSRGDINFWVSIAIYVVSTLSYVLFCLWLVPDFPWIFFVLYGFVYTPVISYITARMEGIAGQFVSLPLVREASFIAGAKFFGYHGIEIWYAPIPIHNYGKATVDFREIELTGTSLRGVIKAEFVVFPVVMIASLLFSQFIWQLAPLPSAAYPYAQQLWHLQALNSLLMQTSTLEGNSLFFQALNGSYLGAGLGLGLVTYAALNAFGLPVLLVYGIVRGLGQHIPHGLVLEVIGAFLGRYYFHKKYGKMWRQYAPVLLAGFSCGMGLTGMFAMGCTLILKSLGKLAY; encoded by the coding sequence ATGTACGACGACAAGGAACTCAAGGAATACCGCGATCTTCTGGAAGCCCCGGCCCATTTCGAGGAGGGGTTCGACTGGAAGACCATCGCCGGAGCCATCTTCATCGGCTTTTTGATGATGCCGGGCTCCATGTACCTGAACCTGGTGATCGGCGCTGGGATCGGCCCGGCCGCGCGCTGGGTGACCATCATCCTCTTCGCCGAAATCGCCAAGCGCGCCTACACCGACCTCAAGCAGCAGGAGGTCTTCCTGCTCTATTACATGGCCGGAGCGGCCATGCACTCGCCCTTCCAGGGGCTTTTGTGGAACCAGTACCTCGTCCAGTCCGACGCGGCCAAGATGCTCGGGCTCACGGAGTACATCCCCTCCTGGGTGGCCCCGGCCATGGGGTCGCAGTCGTTCGTGGAGAGGACCTTCCTGCACCGCGACTGGCTCATGCCCATCCTGCTGCTCGTCGGCTCGCAGATCGTGCAGCGGGTGGACCATTTCGGGCTGGGCTACGCCCTGTACCGCATCACCTCCGACGTGGAGAAGCTGCCGTTCCCCATGGCCCCGGTGGGGGCGCTGGGCACCATGGCCCTGGCCGAATCGGCCGAGGAGCGCAAGACCGGCTGGAAATGGCGGGTATTCTCCATCGGCGGGGTGATCGGCATCCTGTTCGGATCGGTTTACGTGCTCTTTCCGGTGCTCTCGGGGCTCATCTTCACGGAACCGGTGCGCCTGATCCCCATTCCCTGGATCGATCTCACCCGGCATACCGAGGATGTGATGCCCGCCGTGGCCACGGGCCTGCAGCTGGACCTGGGGCTGGTGTTCACGGGCATGGTGCTGCCGTTCTGGGCGGTGATCGGCGGGCTCATCGGGCAGATCATCACCTTCATCGCCAACCCCATCCTCTACGAGCACGGCGTCCTGCACCGCTGGCACAAGGGCATGGGCACCGTGGACACGGTGTTCGCCAACAACTTCGACTTCTACCTGAGTTTCGGCCTGGGCCTGGGCCTGGCCATCGGCGTCATCGGCATCTGGCAGGTGGCGAAGAGCCTGCGCAAGGGCGCGGGCGGGGTGGACTACCGCGAGGTGTTCAGGAGCCACCCCAGCCGGGGCGACATCAATTTCTGGGTGTCCATAGCCATCTACGTGGTCTCCACGCTGTCCTACGTGCTTTTCTGCCTGTGGCTGGTGCCGGACTTCCCGTGGATATTCTTCGTGCTCTACGGCTTCGTGTACACGCCGGTGATCTCCTACATCACCGCACGCATGGAGGGCATCGCGGGCCAGTTCGTGAGCCTGCCGCTGGTACGCGAGGCGAGCTTCATCGCGGGGGCGAAATTCTTCGGCTACCATGGCATCGAGATCTGGTACGCGCCCATCCCCATCCACAACTACGGCAAGGCCACCGTGGACTTCCGCGAGATCGAGCTCACCGGAACCAGCCTGCGCGGGGTCATCAAGGCCGAATTCGTGGTGTTCCCCGTGGTGATGATCGCAAGCCTGCTCTTCTCGCAGTTCATCTGGCAGCTGGCCCCGCTGCCCTCGGCCGCCTATCCCTACGCCCAGCAGTTGTGGCACCTCCAGGCGCTCAACAGCCTGCTCATGCAGACATCCACCCTTGAGGGCAACTCGCTCTTCTTCCAGGCCCTGAACGGGAGCTACCTTGGGGCGGGCCTGGGGCTCGGGCTCGTCACCTACGCGGCGCTCAACGCCTTCGGCCTGCCGGTGCTTCTGGTGTACGGCATCGTGCGGGGCCTGGGCCAGCACATCCCCCATGGGCTGGTGCTCGAGGTGATCGGCGCGTTTCTGGGGCGTTATTATTTCCACAAGAAATACGGGAAGATGTGGCGTCAGTACGCGCCGGTGCTGTTGGCCGGGTTCTCCTGCGGCATGGGGCTCACGGGCATGTTCGCCATGGGCTGCACGCTTATATTGAAGAGCCTGGGGAAACTGGCGTATTGA
- a CDS encoding amino acid ABC transporter ATP-binding protein, with protein sequence MSANSAMEPIITISGVGKFFGKLRALSGVSMDVRPGEKVVIIGPSGSGKSTLLRTINRLETIDAGRIVVDGFDISDTKVDINQVRMEVGMVFQSFNLFPHYTVLDNVTLAPIKLRGESRSEAEAKAMVLLDKVGIKEKAAVFPAMLSGGQQQRVAIARALAMNPKIMLFDEPTSALDPEMIGEVLAVMLDLAREGMTMVVVTHEMGFARQAADRIIFMDQGQIIDQGPPVEFFESAKHPRAQKFLEQIL encoded by the coding sequence ATGTCCGCAAATAGCGCCATGGAGCCCATCATCACCATTTCCGGAGTGGGCAAGTTCTTCGGCAAGCTGCGCGCCCTCTCGGGCGTGAGCATGGACGTTCGCCCCGGCGAGAAGGTGGTCATCATCGGCCCCTCGGGCTCGGGCAAGTCCACGCTGCTTCGCACCATCAACCGCCTGGAGACCATCGACGCCGGGCGCATCGTGGTGGACGGCTTCGACATCTCCGACACCAAGGTGGACATCAACCAGGTGCGCATGGAGGTGGGGATGGTGTTCCAGTCCTTCAACCTCTTCCCGCACTACACGGTGCTCGACAACGTGACCCTGGCCCCGATCAAGCTCCGCGGCGAATCCCGCAGCGAGGCCGAGGCCAAGGCCATGGTGCTCCTGGACAAGGTGGGCATCAAGGAGAAGGCCGCCGTGTTCCCGGCCATGCTCTCCGGCGGCCAGCAGCAGCGCGTGGCCATCGCCCGCGCCCTGGCCATGAACCCCAAGATCATGCTCTTCGACGAGCCCACCTCCGCACTGGACCCGGAAATGATCGGCGAGGTGCTCGCGGTCATGCTGGACCTGGCCCGCGAGGGCATGACCATGGTGGTGGTGACCCACGAGATGGGCTTCGCACGCCAGGCCGCCGACCGCATCATCTTCATGGACCAGGGCCAGATCATCGACCAGGGGCCGCCCGTGGAGTTCTTCGAGAGCGCCAAGCACCCCCGGGCCCAGAAGTTCCTGGAGCAGATCCTCTAG
- the dnaJ gene encoding molecular chaperone DnaJ, protein MTKADYYEVLGVARDAGEDEIKKAYRQMAFKYHPDRNPGDAESESKFKDAAEAYEVLRDPQKRARYDRFGHQGLGDTGFGGFSNAEDIFSTFSDIFGEFFGFGAARGRGPRPQAGNDLRYDLRVAFRDAAMGAETTLKIPKPVACPECDGSGAAPGSKPETCRQCGGAGQVHQNQGFFRIAVTCPVCRGEGTVIPNPCPRCKGRGQIPDVRELKVRIPAGVDDGSRLRLRGEGEPGLHGGPPGDLYVIIHVEEDKTFRRQGQDLVYSMEISMVQAALGDKVKVPTLEGEETMEIPKGTQSGEVFSLRGMGLPHPGRTQRGDLLVEVIVVTPKSLSKKQEELLREFAKLEEDKPLKKVKNFFKKAKDAAMGS, encoded by the coding sequence ATGACCAAAGCCGATTATTACGAAGTTCTGGGCGTGGCCCGGGACGCGGGCGAGGACGAGATCAAGAAGGCCTATCGCCAGATGGCCTTCAAGTACCATCCTGACCGCAACCCCGGCGACGCCGAATCCGAGTCCAAGTTCAAGGACGCGGCCGAAGCCTACGAGGTGCTGCGCGACCCCCAGAAGCGCGCCCGATATGACCGCTTCGGCCACCAGGGCCTGGGCGACACCGGGTTCGGCGGGTTCTCCAACGCCGAAGACATCTTCAGCACCTTCTCCGACATCTTCGGGGAATTCTTCGGATTCGGCGCAGCGCGCGGCCGCGGCCCCAGGCCCCAGGCCGGCAACGACCTGCGCTACGACCTGCGCGTCGCCTTCCGCGACGCCGCCATGGGCGCCGAGACCACGCTCAAGATTCCCAAGCCAGTCGCCTGCCCCGAGTGCGACGGAAGCGGCGCGGCCCCGGGCTCCAAGCCCGAGACCTGCCGCCAGTGCGGCGGCGCGGGCCAGGTGCACCAGAACCAGGGCTTCTTCCGCATCGCCGTCACCTGTCCGGTCTGCCGGGGAGAGGGCACCGTCATCCCCAACCCGTGCCCGCGCTGCAAGGGCCGGGGCCAGATTCCCGACGTGCGCGAACTCAAGGTGCGCATCCCCGCCGGAGTCGACGACGGATCGCGCTTGCGCCTGCGCGGCGAGGGCGAGCCGGGCTTGCACGGCGGGCCTCCGGGCGACCTCTACGTGATCATCCACGTGGAGGAGGACAAGACCTTCCGCCGCCAGGGACAGGATCTCGTCTACTCCATGGAAATCAGCATGGTGCAGGCCGCTCTGGGCGACAAGGTCAAGGTGCCCACCCTGGAGGGCGAGGAAACCATGGAAATCCCCAAGGGCACCCAGTCCGGCGAGGTGTTTTCACTGCGCGGCATGGGCCTGCCCCATCCGGGCCGCACCCAGCGGGGCGACCTCCTGGTGGAGGTCATCGTGGTGACGCCCAAGAGCCTGTCCAAGAAGCAGGAGGAACTCCTGCGCGAGTTCGCCAAGCTTGAGGAGGACAAGCCCCTCAAGAAGGTGAAGAACTTCTTCAAGAAGGCCAAAGACGCGGCCATGGGCTCCTGA
- a CDS encoding DUF6785 family protein: MEHSPIRPRAIILGVLSGALLCLATPYNNMYLAATPLGGGHFPLAPFILLTCLTVLVALIARITRSGPLLSGAELLTTWMLAVVVSGIAYTGLMRTLLINLTAVEHFASSGNRWSETLAPLIPGGWTVTDSKAVDLLYNGLPGGRRLSWLEILQNIPWSAWAGPMAAWGVFILLCFLVMICLVNLFSRQWIVNERMNFPLLRLPYIMEESFQGGRVGGFFSDRFLLAGLLVPVALHLVNGLSVYIPTIPQVPTVLLAGPYFAKTGLFSGFTKLKLYFIPAYIGFAFLTSRQISLSFWAFFIMGGFLTGILSMVGYQVPPSALGVTFGPTLTMAEETQMVGAYGVFFLFIVWLSRDHLKDVLRSAFSTRPAPARESEWFSSRLAFWGLVLGGLGLTAWCRMFGMPLLVSMLLLGVFFVVLLVATRVICQGGIAYFTLTAAPTDGLLSLFGSGFFTNAGLIMGVIMQKVQFLDLRESLMPSLLHAAKVGEPVSRKRLYFFGICLALGVGVVASFVAMLALCHKVGVRDLQAEWEVSSVLRIYEESSKLLDAPSGPNTWIVIFASVGAAVMLALVLCFQRFYWWPLHPVGYLTMYSSAMRILWFSFFLGWLCNHVTLRYGGIELFRRVRMFFIGLILGDFLMGGAFAVVGLYMGQSYQVLPS, translated from the coding sequence ATGGAACACAGTCCGATACGGCCACGCGCGATCATTCTGGGGGTGCTCTCCGGTGCGCTCCTGTGTTTGGCCACGCCCTACAACAACATGTACCTGGCGGCCACGCCGCTGGGGGGCGGGCATTTCCCCCTGGCCCCCTTCATCCTGCTTACGTGCCTCACCGTGCTTGTGGCCCTCATCGCGCGCATCACCCGGTCCGGCCCGCTGCTCAGCGGCGCGGAGCTCCTGACCACCTGGATGCTGGCCGTGGTGGTCTCGGGCATCGCCTACACCGGGCTCATGCGCACGCTCCTCATCAACCTCACCGCTGTGGAGCACTTCGCCTCCTCGGGCAACCGCTGGTCCGAAACCCTGGCCCCGCTCATCCCCGGGGGGTGGACCGTCACCGACTCCAAGGCCGTGGATCTTCTCTACAACGGCCTGCCTGGCGGGCGCAGGCTCTCCTGGCTGGAGATACTTCAGAACATCCCCTGGAGCGCCTGGGCCGGTCCCATGGCCGCATGGGGCGTATTCATCCTTTTGTGCTTCCTGGTGATGATCTGCCTGGTGAACCTCTTCAGCAGGCAGTGGATCGTAAACGAGCGCATGAACTTCCCGCTCCTGCGCCTGCCCTACATCATGGAGGAGTCCTTCCAGGGGGGCCGAGTGGGGGGATTCTTTTCCGACCGCTTCCTGCTGGCCGGGCTGCTGGTCCCCGTGGCGCTGCACCTGGTCAACGGGCTTTCGGTGTACATCCCCACCATCCCCCAGGTGCCAACGGTGCTGCTGGCCGGGCCGTATTTCGCCAAGACCGGCCTGTTTTCCGGCTTCACCAAGCTGAAGCTCTATTTCATCCCGGCCTACATCGGCTTCGCCTTCCTGACCTCGCGCCAGATATCGCTGTCCTTCTGGGCCTTCTTCATCATGGGCGGATTCTTGACGGGCATCCTGTCCATGGTTGGCTACCAGGTGCCCCCGTCGGCCCTGGGCGTCACTTTCGGCCCCACCCTGACCATGGCCGAGGAGACCCAGATGGTCGGGGCCTATGGCGTGTTCTTCCTGTTCATCGTCTGGCTCTCCAGGGACCACCTCAAGGACGTGCTGCGTTCGGCCTTCAGCACCCGGCCCGCTCCGGCCCGGGAGTCGGAATGGTTCTCCTCCCGCCTGGCTTTCTGGGGGCTGGTGCTGGGCGGACTCGGGCTCACGGCCTGGTGCCGGATGTTCGGCATGCCGCTTCTGGTGTCCATGCTGCTTCTGGGAGTGTTCTTCGTCGTGCTGCTGGTTGCCACCCGGGTTATCTGCCAGGGCGGCATCGCCTACTTCACCCTGACCGCCGCGCCTACCGACGGCCTGCTGTCCCTGTTCGGTTCGGGTTTCTTCACCAACGCCGGGCTGATCATGGGCGTGATCATGCAGAAGGTGCAGTTCCTGGACCTGCGCGAGTCGCTCATGCCCTCGCTTCTGCACGCGGCCAAGGTGGGCGAGCCGGTGTCCCGCAAGAGGCTCTATTTCTTCGGGATCTGCCTGGCGTTGGGCGTTGGCGTGGTGGCTTCCTTCGTGGCCATGCTGGCCTTGTGCCACAAGGTTGGCGTGCGCGACTTGCAGGCCGAGTGGGAGGTATCCTCGGTGCTGCGGATATACGAGGAGTCGAGCAAGCTCCTGGACGCACCCTCGGGGCCCAACACCTGGATCGTTATCTTCGCCTCGGTGGGCGCGGCGGTGATGCTCGCCCTGGTGCTGTGCTTCCAGCGTTTCTACTGGTGGCCGCTGCATCCGGTGGGCTACCTGACCATGTACAGCTCGGCCATGCGCATCCTGTGGTTCAGCTTCTTTTTGGGCTGGCTGTGCAACCACGTGACCCTGCGCTACGGCGGCATCGAACTGTTCCGCAGGGTGCGGATGTTCTTCATCGGCCTCATACTGGGGGATTTCCTCATGGGCGGCGCGTTCGCCGTGGTGGGCCTTTACATGGGCCAGAGCTACCAGGTGCTGCCCTCGTGA